CGAGATAAATAGTTCTACCAGGAACGACATGCCTACAATGGCTACCAGCGCGATAATGAACGCTTCCATTTTCCGGATGCCGTAACGTTGTAATACAAGCAGCAGGAAAGTATCCAACACCGTAAGACCGACGCCCCACATAAGCGGAATGCCTGTTAGCAGCTGTAAACCGATCGCCATACCCAACACCTCGGCGAGATCCGTGGCGGCAATGGCGACTTCCGCCAATATGTACAATAAGAAGTTTACTACGGGTGGATATGTTTCCCGGTTGGCCTGTGCCAGGTCACGGTTACGAACAATGCCAAGGCGGGCGCTGAGGCTTTGCAGCAACAGGGCCATGAGGTTACTCATCAACAATACCCAGATGAGGGAATAGCCATATTTACTACCACCTGCCAGGTCGGTGGCCCAGTTGCCGGGGTCCATGTAACCCACACTTACCAAATAGGCCGGACCAAAAAATGCAAGCAGTGTGCGCCAGCGTGACCGGGGTTTAGTGGTATCCACACTTTGATGCACTTCGCTTAATGATGCGGCCGAGTTCTGAATCCTGCTCATAATGCTTCTGATCGTTTTACCGGGGATGGGCTGCCATGCGTTTACAGCGGCCTTACCAGTATATTTTTAGCCACCTGTTCACTGATCGTAAAGGCAGGCTGGTTCTTTATTTTGATTTCTACTGAATTGTCAAATTCATAGCGCTCTATCACTTCAATCTGCGTGCCCAGGCGAATACCCTTGGCCTTCAGGAACTCCAGCAGCGCCGTGCTCTGATCGTTGACCGCCGCTACTTCCAGGCGTTTGGCCGTGGCTTTGTCCAGCGGGTGATGCGGTCTCGTTTTATTCATCCGCCCCTGCGCGTCCGGTATAGGGTCGCCATGCGGATCGGTGGTGGGGTTACCCAGGAAGTCGCTCAGGCGGGTAGTCAGTTTCTCACTACGTACATGTTCCAGCTCTTCGGCCAGTTCGTGTACTTCTTCCCAGCTAAAGGCCAGCTTATCCACCAAAAAACACTCCCATAAACGATGCCTGCGGATGATTTGCAGCGCAATGCGGCGACCGTCGCCGGTAAGCGTAATGCCGCGGTACTTCTCATAATCGATGAGCTTTTTCTCCTTCAGCTTCTTGGCCATATCCGTCACCGAGGCCGGCTTCGTGTCCAACTCATACGCTATGGCGTTGGTCGACACGGTCTCCTGCCCCTCCTGTAGCTTAAAGATCGATTTGATATAGTTCTCTTCCGCGATCGTCAAATTCATAATACCTAAAATAAAATTTAGACAAATCTAAATATTCCGCCCGAATCATCCAACAAGCGGGCCTATTTTTTGTGTGGGTAGATGATAATCAAAAAGAATAATGTTACTTTTCCAGCCAATTAGCGACAAATTATGAGCAGAATCCGCATCCTGTTAGTGATCATGGCAGGCTTATTTTTAGCCTCCTGTAAAGACAAATCAAAAAAACCGGGAGACGAGGACCGTCCGCTCACCTTCGCGGAATTCAGCGAACTGTTTCCTGCGGCGAAGCTGCCTTATAAAGTTTCCATCGAAACGTTAAAAGAGAAAACGGCAGATTCCCTGGCCCTCAAACCCAAAGTAGCGGCCCAGTTCCTGCCCGATACGCTGACTGCGGGCGTATTCCAGAAAGAAAAGCCGCGCATCTACCCACTGGCCTATTTTAAAACAGACGATCTGCATTACGTCCTGGTAAAGGCGGCGGGCAAATCGTCCAGCGTAGCTTACATCTGCCTCTTTACACCCAAAGGCGCTTTCCTTAACAGGCTGCTGGCCGGACAGGTAAAGCCAGGTAATACAAAAGAGATCACCACCAATATCGACAACCGTTATAACATTAAGGTGAACACCGCTGAAAAACGCAGCACTAATTATACCGCTAACCGGGAAGATACCTATGGTGCCTACCCGGATGGCAACATTGCCCTCATTATGACCAACTCCACCGACCCGGGCAGCGGTGGATTATACAACCCGATCGATACGTTGCCGCGCACGCACAAAGTGTCCGGCGACTACACTTCCGGCGAAAGCAACCTGGTATCTATCCGCGACGGCGAAACGGCGAAGGAGTTCCTTTTCTTTATTTCCTTTTCGAAGGATAAGGGTGCCTGTCACGGCGAGCTGGATGGCACTGCAAGGTTCACCGGAGCCAATACGGGTCAGTTCCGTGATAAGAACAGTGAATGTATCCTGGAGTTTAAATTCTCCGCCGGCAGGGTAAGCATCAGTGAAACGGGGTGTGGGGCGTACCGGGGGATTAAATGTATGTTCGAAGGTAGTTTTGTGAAGAAGAAGGAACCGAAGAAAAAGAAAGCCTAATAATAATGAAAAAGGCCGCACTCTGACGAGGCGGCTTTTTTAATGTATAAACCCAGCGCGCTGGTAAAGATGATATTCAGAGACAGGTGCCATATGGATGTCTCGCGAAGCACCGGCAACAGCTTCCTATGCTGCAATCTGCTTTTATTTATACCCCAGGTACTTCCTCATCACTTTATCCTCCCCATAAATATCATCATAGAACTGCATCTTCCCCTCTATTCCTTCCGCAGTAAAGTAACGGAGATAGATAGCAATGCGGTTCGTCAGCGGTATTGCTTTTTTCTCCCCGCGATCTAACCAAACACGGATGCTGTCGTGCGACTTCGGGTCGTTGCGAACGAGGTAATGCGCCAGGCTATCCCACTGCTGCACCCGTACGCAGCCGTGGCTGAGGGAGCGAAAGGCATTGTTGAACAGGCGGCGGTTATTGGTATCGTGCAGGTACACGCTGTACTTATTGGCAAAGTTGAATTTCATGATGCCGAGGGAATTGTCCAGCCCGTCCATCTGCCGCAATACATAAGGGAAGTTACCTTTACCCAGTTTGCTCCAGTTGATCGAATCCGGACTTACCACCTGGTTGTCTTTATCTACGACTTCCAGGTTTTTGGATGCGAGATAACCGACATCTTTTTTGATGGCGGGCAGCATTTCTTTGAACACGATGCTGTATGGTACGCGCCAGTAGGGATATAGTACGAAATTCGTCATTGTACTATTCAGTATAGGCGTTCGCGTTCTGGGCGTACCTACAATGACGCGGGAGCTGAGTTGTAAGGTATCGTTCTCAAACACATCCATGCGGTAGCCGGGAATGTTTACCCATATGTAGCGGCGCGTCATGGTATCCGGCAGTTTACGCCAGCGGTCGAGGTTTAATGCTACCTGTGCCACCCAGTCGCTGGCAGGTCGGTTAAGGGCCTGCACCGTACGTTTACCGGCTACACCATCAGGATACATATTAAATTCCTTCTGGAACGCTTTCACCGCGGTTTTGATCACGTTGGTATCGATCACGACGCCGTTCGTATCCAGGTGCCGCGATTGTACCAGGCGATGGGCGAGGCGCATGCGGAAGTCGGCGGTGTCGGTATAAGTTTGCGGGAGGGTGTCCCAGGACAGGCTGCCGTATTGCTGCTGAAAGCTCACGAGGGCTTCCCTGAGCGAAACATAACCCTGGTGGCGTGGCTCCAGTTGATGCAGCACCGTCAGTACACGCCTGTCTGCCAATGCAGCGCTCAGCATTTCTACCATGGATGTATCTGAAAACGTGGAATCGGTGCGGAAGGTAACGCTGTCCCGGGGCGCTACCCCGTAGTGCAGGTGTGTCGCCAGTTTGAAGAACGCATCGGTGAGCATCACATCCATTTTTGCCCACAGTGCTGCGTCCTTACGCGCTTCTTTATTCGACTTCAATTGGTTGAGCCCTTCGAGTAAGGCCTGGCTGTGGTAGTGTGCGGGGACCAATCCGTAGTTGGCGGCCTCGCCGATGAGGCGGATGAGAGAGTCCATATTACTGCTCACCGCACCGCTTTTAGACCATTGCGCGGCGTTGCCTGTACGGCTGTAACTCATTTGCAGCGCGGATACACTTCGTACCGGCACGCTGTCTTCCATCTGGCCGTCATTGCCGGCCACATAATCCAGTCGTTCCGCAATATTTTCTTTGATCACTTCTTCCAGCTCACGTTCGTTCACCACGATCTGTTTCTCCCGGGGTGGAGTCTTTCGGTGACCACAGGCTGTTATAAACAAAACGAGTACGATCGGTAAGTGTCTGAGTATTTTTTTCATTTCCGTTAACAGCTGTATAGTTGGTGCAGCTAATGTAGGTCATTTGCAAATACCGTGCTGCACGAAATATGTTATTTTATACCCATACAACTAAAATGGGCCGGCGTACAGGTACACCGGCCCATTATTGGCCTTAACGTGTTATTGTGCGGCAGGCCGCTGCAACAACTTACTTACAACAATTCTTCTTCACGAACAGCGATTGTAAAAAACGCAGTATCCCCATCATCACTTTGGCCATTGTTATTTGTGTTTAAAGGCATTAAAAATGTTATGCTCCATCCTTACAGTAAAGGAATTAGGCATGTTGCGCACCATGTTGCCGGCCAGCTCCCAACGATAGGAAAGGTCGAGGCGGGTGGTGCTGTTAAAGATGAATTGCACGGCGGGTGCAATGTCTACATAATTCCCCTTTACCCCATTATCCACATTCGCCTTACCCAGGAACTCCACGTACAGGTTCATGTTGGTTTGCTCGTAGCTTTTGTAAGTAACGGGCAGGGTAAGGTATCCGAACGACAGGCTGTAATTCATCATATTACGCGAGAAGTTGTCGGTCAGGTTGTTTTTGATATTGTTGGTAAAGCGGTTATAGCCCAGGGTACCCGAAACGGCCAGCTTGTGTACCAGTTTAGTAGCGATAATGCCACCTGATACGCCGGAGGCATTGCCTTCCAGGTCCAGTTCGTCGTTGGCGAAGTTGAGCTCATTATGCTGCCCGTCCGCAGCCGGTACAAACGGATTATCGATCACCGACCCTTTCACGTAAGCGGCCATACGAAAATGCGAATGCGGCTCATCCTGTGAAAGGAAGCGGTATTTCGCGTATACGGACCCGCCTTCGAATCGGGTGCTTTGCTGCATGGCGTTAGACATATAGCCCGTAACGCGAACCATGAGCTGGCGATTGATGCCGTACATCAGTTCCGGTTCAAAGCGGAAGGCGTTGCGGCCATCGTGCTCCATTTTGAAAAACTTATTGGTAAGCCGCATACCGAGCGACTTTGCCGGCACGTTACTAGCCGGGTCACTGGATACGTACAGCTCCTGCGCCTGTGCCGCGATGGTAACACAGGTAAAGAACGCGATCAGGATTTTTTTCATGCGAGGCTATTAAATAGTTACATGGATCACGCGTTTGGAAGTAGCACCGGACTTGCAGCAATCGGCCATTGTACCGGTTTTGTAGCAGGCCATTTTTACCTGGCTGCTGTACTTCTTATATTCTTTGGCAGATACGAAGGATTTGTCGATCAGGGTAATGTCTTTTTCACCCTGCAACACCTGGTCTTTCACGTTTACGAAGTGTAAGGTCTGCCCTGCGAAAGGAACGTGAGCATCGTTACTCACTTTCACTTTGTTAAAGTCGGCCGTTACTACCACTTTGGCAACGAAGAAGCCGGCATCCTCCACCTTTTTGCTGATCGCGTCGAGATCAACGGTGGCGTTGGGCTTGAATACGAGGATAAAGGAAGTGGCATTCAGATCGGTGTCGATCTTATCAACGAAAGGCAAGGTTTCGAGCGACTTGAGGGTTGCGCGGGAACACATGGCGCAGGTAAGGCCGGATGCCTGAACGACTGCTTTTTTATATTGAGCCTGGGCGCCAAAGGCGATGGCGATAAAACTGATAAGTGCGATTATTTTTTTCATGACTGATTTATTTTTTCTGATAAGTAAATGGATACAATTACGCGCAGCCGAAGCCGCAGCGTTAACACATTAAACGTTGCAGAAAAAATCAGATCAGGAATACGCAGTTGCGCAGGAAGAGCGGCTGACTACCGACCGGGGGCGGCGCATGTTGCTGGTAGCTGAACTTCGCCGCCGTGGCTACGGTAATAGCCGGCGTTTGCAATACCGCTACCGGGAGGTCCAGGTCGAGCGGAAGCACGTTGTGGGAGAAAAATACTTTGGCTGCCTGGTGCGACTGGTCCACTTTCAGGAACTTGTGAACGTCCTTACAGCAATCGGCGCCCTTTGTACCGGGACGACCACATTTGCCGCAGGCGTCATCGTCTTCCGCATGCAGTTTTACAGATGCCACTTTGCCCATGCAATAATGCACGTTTACCGTAAAACCACTCGTGATGGCTACGTATAAAACGGCGATAAATATGGTGAGCAATTTCTTCATCTGGTACAAATGTAGGGTTTTTACTGTTAACGTATCTGTTAAACGGATGAAATCGCATGTTCCCGGGATGGCGCGTAAAGGAACAGCCGCCGAAGTGAGTGACACAACGGCGGCTGAAAAGAGTTGCTAAAGATGACTAAATCAATGATTTAGTTCACAAACCACCAGCGGATACCCAGGCGGAACGCAAAGTTGTTACGCGGATAAAGCGGGGCCGACATGTTGTTCTTCCACAGGAACGTGTTCAGGTTCTCACCGCGTACAAATGCGTTGAACGACTTGATGCGGAAGTGCACAAACGCGTGCACATCGGGGTAATTGGAGATGCGCTCCGTATTCTGGTAGAAGAACTGCCCAAGCAGCGGCGAATAATTATCGGCGTTGTAATCGGTATTGTAGCTGGCTTCCAGGCCGGTAACCAGGTTCAGGTTTTTGTAGAGTACATCTTCATAAGTGAAGCGGTGGCGCGTCCATACGGTAGGTAACTGTATAGGCGAATTGCCATGCAGCTGCTGAAAGGCCAGGTCGGCGTACCAATGCAGGTGATTGGCGGAAAAACGTTTGCTGAACACTACTTGTAACAGGTTAAACAGCGAGTTGAACTGCTGTGCCTCCGCGAAGTTGGAAAAGTAGTTGAACTTATTGAAAACAAAGTAATTAGCGGTCAGATCATACTGCAGCCGTTCGTTTCTGGCCGCGAACTGGAACTGGGTGATATTTTCCTTTCCGTAATCCACGGTGCTTTCCCAGGCTACGCGGTTGGTACCGAAATAGCGGTACACGTACGACGGTTCCCGGTTTACGTTGCGGAAACTCAGGCTCACATTGCCTAACATGGGATTGATGTAGCGGCTGAGCGTACCACTCACCACGTAATCGCCGGCGTTCTCGCCAAAGAGGTACAACTCACCTTTGGCTGACAAGTCCCACTTCTGGTTCTTCGTCTTATTCCGATATTCCCCGTGTATACTAAAGTTCTGGAAAGAGATGTTGCGACTGGTATCCAGGAACTCCCCTATCGTGTGATCGAACCTGGCCCCTGCACTGATAAAGTGCCCCAGGTTGCCCCGCACCGGGAACTGGATGAGCGACAGGTCGTTGGAGATCGTTCGCCAGAAGTGGCTGGCAAACAGCGTGTCGGTATCAGCAATATCGAACCCGTAATTGTTCTTGTAAAAATTACTGTCTACCTGCTGGTCGATAAACTCGTACCGCGACGACGTGTACGTGAGCGTGTGCTGCACCCGGAAGAACGGGTCATATTTATAATAATCGGTGGTATCGTTCACATGGACCGTATCGCCCTTGCCCCAGTCGTAGTGGTGCAGGAAGCGGATGCTCGCTTCTTTATAGGTATTTTTGGTAGAAATGGAATTGTTGAAGAACGAGAAGGACCCGCCTTGTCCGCCCAGGTTCACCGGTATGGTACGCCGGCGTTTGAAGTCTGGGTTGGTTAAGAAGGTATCGCTGGGGATGCCGCCGTTTTCGCCGCCGGTCAATTTGTTATTATAGAAGCTGGCGAAAGCGTGGTAACGTTTGTTCTTGCTATTGAAGCGGGCCGTGAGGCGTACACCGTTATGGTCTGTATTCTGATTTTTGAAGAAGCCGGGCGCACTTACCTTCCTGAACTCGAAGTTAAAGTTGAAACGCTCCGTACGGTTTTGCGTGTGTTGTGCATTGATCAACTGCTCCTGCATGTTGCCGATCAGGTATCCCAGCTCCGTGTACGGACGGTTGGTGTAGAAGAAACGGGCATCGTCGTGCGTGAAACGGTAAATATCGTAAGCGTGAAAACCAGCATCGAAGCCGGCCGTCATGCGGGGCGTAAATATCAGGTTACGGGCGGCGGATCCGCTGTTACCCAGGGTTACGTAGCTGTTGGGCACGCGTAAAAAGCTGCGGTACCAGTCGTTCAGTGACGAATCGAGCATAAAGTCCGTAGGCTCGCCGAGGTAGCGGTAGCGAATCGTGAGGGTATCGGGCTCATGCTCGTGACGGCTGGTGTCGCGTTGCATGGTACCTCCGCCGCTGCCCATACCGGAAAAGCGGCCGCTGTTAAACTGGGCCAGCAGGGTGTGGCTGCAAAATATCAACAGAATTATTATCCCTAATTGCCTCATCCTAAAGTTGCTACTAATTACAATTGTGCTATCAATTCCCTGAAAATCAATGTTAATTTGGGTTCTGCCGCATTGGCCGCTTCGAGCACCTCTTCATGTGTGATGGTATTCTCTTCTTCGCGGATGCCAAGGTCGGTGATCACACTCATGGCGAACACTTTTAGTCCGGCATGGGCGGCTACGATCACTTCCGGTACGGTGCTCATACCCACGGCGTCGCCGCCGATGATGTGCATGAACTTGTATTCGGCGCGCGTTTCGAAGGTGGGTCCCTGCACGCCCACATAAACGCCCGTATGTACGGGAATGTTATGAGCGGCGGCAATCTCTTTCGCTTTCGCGACGAGTGTTTTCGCATAAGGCTCGCTCATATCCGGGAAACGTGGCCCGAAGCTGCTTTCATTTTTTCCCCTCAGCGGATGCTCGGGTTGCAGGTTGATATGATCGGTGATGATCATGAGATCGCCTACGTTGAAGGCGGCGTTCATACCACCGGCGGCATTGCTGACGAGCAGCGTACTAACCCCCAGTTCCTTCATCACACGCACCGGGAAAGTAACCTGCTGCATGCTGAAGCCTTCATAATAATGGAACCTGCCGGCCATCGCTACCACCGGGCGACCTTTAATTGTACCCACGATCAGTTTGCCATGATGTCCTTCAACGGTAGCTACAGGAAAGTGCGGAATGTTACCATAAGGAATTTCCTTACGGTCGTCGATATCGTTTACCAGGTTGCCAAGGCCACTACCTAATATAATACCTGTTTCGGGCACCTGTGCGGCGAATTGCCTGATGTAGTCTGCCGCTTCCTTTATTTGCTGTATTATTCCGCTCATATGTGGGTTGACGCTAATTTAACATGTAGCCGGCCGCAGCGTCTGCTGCCAGCATGCGGGCAAAGTTAATCCTATAAACCATACTAAAAATCCTAAATCCGAAATATGGTTCTGATTTTCGAGCATAATACCCTATTTTAGCACCCAAAATTTAGTCCGATGAACTTACACGAGTACCAGGCGAAAGAACTGTTGAAAAAATATAATGTACCGGTACAGGAAGGTATCCCTGTAGATACCCCGGAAGCAGCGGCAGAAGCTTACAAGCAATTGAAGGTGCAGTTCGGTAACGAATTTGCGGTAGTAAAAGCCCAGATCCACGCAGGTGGCCGTGGTAAAGGTAAAGTAAGAGGCACAGAGCAACGTGGTGTAGCGGTAGGTAAAAATTCCGAAGACGTTAAAAAGATCGCAGGCAATATATTGGGCGGTACACTGGTAACCATCCAGACCGGCGAAGCGGGTAAAGTAGTAAATAAAGTACTGGTTGCACAGGACGTTTACTATCCCGGCGCTAACCCCGTAAAAGAGTTTTACCTCTCTATCCTGCTCGACAGAGCGAAAGGTCAGAACGTAATTATGTATTCTACCGAAGGTGGTATGGACATTGAAGAAGTGGCCCACAACACACCTGATAAAATATTCAAAGAGTGGGTACACCCAGGTGGTCCGCTCCAAGGTTTCCAGGCACGTAAAATCGCTTTCAACTTCGGTTTAAGCGGTGAGGCGTTCAAAAACATGGTGAAATTCGTAACCAGCCTGTATAACGCTTACGTTGGACTGGATTGCGCGATGCTGGAAATCAACCCGCTGTTCAAAACCAGCGACGAGAAAATTATCGCGGTTGACTGTAAAATGAACCTGGATGATAACGCCCTGATGCGCCATGCCGACCTGGAAGCGCTCCGCGACATCACCGAGGAAGATCCTACAGAAGTAGAAGCGAGCAAATTCAACCTGAACTACGTGAAACTCGACGGTAACGTAGGTTGTATGGTAAACGGCGCTGGTCTGGCCATGGCTACTATGGACATGATCAAACTGAGCGGCGGCGAACCTGCTAACTTCCTGGACGTAGGCGGTACTGCCAACGCACAAACTGTAGAAGCCGGCTTCCGTATCATCCTGAAAGATCCGAAAGTAAAAGCGATCCTCATCAACATCTTTGGTGGTATCGTTCGTTGCGACCGTGTTGCGCAGGGTGTAATCGATGCTTACCAGTCTATCGGTAACATCAACGTACCTATCATCGTTCGCCTGCAGGGTACCAACGCTGCCGAAGCGAAAGCGCTGATCGAAGAAAGCGGTCTGAAAGTACAGTCTGCCATCCTCCTGAGCGAGGCGGCTGCACTGGTAAACAAAGCAGTGACTGCGTAAGCTTCTTACGCCAAACGATAAACGAACGCCGCAGGACTTCCTGCGGCGTTTTCTTTTCCCCTGATCCACGTTTTTTCCCTATCTTCGGAACATCCATCCTGCCTTTATTATTTACTGTTTTATTTTTTGTTAGATGCAACGCATTCGCAGATTCTTTTTATTCTGTTCCGGCGCCCACATCCCTATGCTCGAGCGCGCACCGGTGGAAACCAACAAGTACGCAGGTATTGGTGGCACCATCTTTTTTACGGGTTTGCTGGCCGCTATTTCCGGTGGTTATGCCCTCTGGACTGTTTTTAACCAATGGTGGGCGGCGCTCCTGTTCGGCGCCGTATGGGGACTCATGATCTTTAACCTCGACCGGTACATCGTATCCAGCATGAAAAAGCGGGAAGGCTTTTGGGATGAATTTAAAATGGCCCTGCCCCGTTTGGTGCTGGCCGTGATTATCGCCATGGTTATTTCGAAACCGCTGGAGCTGAAGATCTTTGATAAGGAGATACAGGCGGAGCTGATCATCATGGAGCAAAAGACCTTCAAAATGCAGGAAGACAAGGTGAAGGAACGCTACCAGGCACGCATTACCGAATTGAATGCCGCTATTGACAAAGCAAAGAAAGAAGTAACCCAACAGGGCGGCCGCCGCGATACACTCATGTTACTCGCGCAACAAGAGGCCGATGGCACCGGTGGATCCCGCATCCGCAACCTGGGCCCTATCTACAAAGCAAAAAAGGCGGATGCTGATGCAGCCGGCAAATCTTACGATACCCTCAGCGCGCACAACCAGCAACTGATAACGCAATACCAGCAGGAAATAGCCGCTACAGATTCCACCATCAAAAACACCATCGCTGAACTAAAACGTGACCGGCTGGACGGATTTGCGTCGCGTATGGACGCCCTGGGCCATCTGACCGATGCGAGCGCGCCTATCCGGTATGCAAACTGGTTTATCATCCTGCTTTTTATCGCCATCGAAACGGCGCCGGTATTTGTAAAGCTCATCTCCCCCCGCGGACCGTATGACGATTTGCTCGAGCAGCACGAATATGCCTTCCTCGTACATAAAAAGGAACGCAAAGCCATGCTGGACATGGAGTCGGACGAACGGCTCACGATCGCCGGTGCAGAGAGTGAGCAGCGGGTAAAGGAAGTAACAGGATAATTTTTTAACCCGCTTTATGGAAATGGTACCTCGCCGTGCATCCTACAGGAAATAAGAACGGTATGAGACTGCCTATATGGATGGCCCTGTTGGCCACAATGCCTGCTTTTGCTCAAAAGCGCCAAACAGTAACTTCGAACGTCGATAAGGTGACAGTATTTTTATCCGGTGCACAGGTAACGCGCTCCGCCACCACCAGTTTGCCGGCCGGTACCACTACACTGGTGTTTCAACAGGTATCGCCGCAGCTGGAACAACGAAGCATACAGGTACAGGGACAAGGTGATTTCACCATCCTGTCGGTATCGCGTGAGTTGAATCTTTTAAAGACACAGCAAAAGCAGGAAAAGGTGCAGCAGCTGGAAACAGAGATACAAGTGCTGGAAGAAAAGCTTAACCGGGAAAGGAACGCCTTAGCGGTGTACCGGCACGAAGAAGAAATGCTGAACAAAAACCAGGACATCCGCAGTACACAGAACGGTGTTAAGACCGCCGATTTGCGGGAGGCACTCGACTTTCATCGCGCCCGCCTTGCCGAGGTGCTGGATAAACAGGCACAAGCTGCAAAAGCTGTATTGGTGACAGAAAAAGAATTGAAGACGATGCAGCAACAGCTGGTGTTGGTGAACAATCAGCACACACAGGCCACCACCGACCTGCTGGTAACGATATCTTCCAAAGAAAATATCAATGGCCGCTTTACCCTCAGCTACCTGGTAAAAAACGCTGGTTGGTACCCGCAATATGATTTAAGGGTGAAGGATATAAAACATCCGATGGAACTGGTGTACAAGGCAAACGTATACCAGTCGAGCGGGGAAGAATGGAAGAACGTGAAGCTGTCGCTATCCACCGGCAATCCGTCGGAGAATGGCACCAAACCAACGTTGCAGCCATGGTACCTGCGCGCATCGACACCCGATTACCAGCAGCTGAATGACGTAGTGGTGGTCGGTTATGGCGCGGCTAAAAGAATACGCGGCGTAGCAACTATGGAAGTGGCGGCAGCACCTGTAAAAGCAGAATTTAAAGAAGCCGAAGCACCAACGGTTGCGGTGTCTTACAGCGCTACGACCATTAACTTCGATATCGCCAATCCCTATACGATCGAATCGGATGGCAAACCGAATACCGTGGCTATTAAAGAGCAGGAAGTACCGGCGTTATATCAAT
This genomic interval from Chitinophaga horti contains the following:
- a CDS encoding L,D-transpeptidase family protein, with protein sequence MKKILRHLPIVLVLFITACGHRKTPPREKQIVVNERELEEVIKENIAERLDYVAGNDGQMEDSVPVRSVSALQMSYSRTGNAAQWSKSGAVSSNMDSLIRLIGEAANYGLVPAHYHSQALLEGLNQLKSNKEARKDAALWAKMDVMLTDAFFKLATHLHYGVAPRDSVTFRTDSTFSDTSMVEMLSAALADRRVLTVLHQLEPRHQGYVSLREALVSFQQQYGSLSWDTLPQTYTDTADFRMRLAHRLVQSRHLDTNGVVIDTNVIKTAVKAFQKEFNMYPDGVAGKRTVQALNRPASDWVAQVALNLDRWRKLPDTMTRRYIWVNIPGYRMDVFENDTLQLSSRVIVGTPRTRTPILNSTMTNFVLYPYWRVPYSIVFKEMLPAIKKDVGYLASKNLEVVDKDNQVVSPDSINWSKLGKGNFPYVLRQMDGLDNSLGIMKFNFANKYSVYLHDTNNRRLFNNAFRSLSHGCVRVQQWDSLAHYLVRNDPKSHDSIRVWLDRGEKKAIPLTNRIAIYLRYFTAEGIEGKMQFYDDIYGEDKVMRKYLGYK
- the sucC gene encoding ADP-forming succinate--CoA ligase subunit beta, whose product is MNLHEYQAKELLKKYNVPVQEGIPVDTPEAAAEAYKQLKVQFGNEFAVVKAQIHAGGRGKGKVRGTEQRGVAVGKNSEDVKKIAGNILGGTLVTIQTGEAGKVVNKVLVAQDVYYPGANPVKEFYLSILLDRAKGQNVIMYSTEGGMDIEEVAHNTPDKIFKEWVHPGGPLQGFQARKIAFNFGLSGEAFKNMVKFVTSLYNAYVGLDCAMLEINPLFKTSDEKIIAVDCKMNLDDNALMRHADLEALRDITEEDPTEVEASKFNLNYVKLDGNVGCMVNGAGLAMATMDMIKLSGGEPANFLDVGGTANAQTVEAGFRIILKDPKVKAILINIFGGIVRCDRVAQGVIDAYQSIGNINVPIIVRLQGTNAAEAKALIEESGLKVQSAILLSEAAALVNKAVTA
- a CDS encoding heavy-metal-associated domain-containing protein, whose product is MKKIIALISFIAIAFGAQAQYKKAVVQASGLTCAMCSRATLKSLETLPFVDKIDTDLNATSFILVFKPNATVDLDAISKKVEDAGFFVAKVVVTADFNKVKVSNDAHVPFAGQTLHFVNVKDQVLQGEKDITLIDKSFVSAKEYKKYSSQVKMACYKTGTMADCCKSGATSKRVIHVTI
- a CDS encoding purine-nucleoside phosphorylase; the encoded protein is MSGIIQQIKEAADYIRQFAAQVPETGIILGSGLGNLVNDIDDRKEIPYGNIPHFPVATVEGHHGKLIVGTIKGRPVVAMAGRFHYYEGFSMQQVTFPVRVMKELGVSTLLVSNAAGGMNAAFNVGDLMIITDHINLQPEHPLRGKNESSFGPRFPDMSEPYAKTLVAKAKEIAAAHNIPVHTGVYVGVQGPTFETRAEYKFMHIIGGDAVGMSTVPEVIVAAHAGLKVFAMSVITDLGIREEENTITHEEVLEAANAAEPKLTLIFRELIAQL
- a CDS encoding HYC_CC_PP family protein, yielding MKKLLTIFIAVLYVAITSGFTVNVHYCMGKVASVKLHAEDDDACGKCGRPGTKGADCCKDVHKFLKVDQSHQAAKVFFSHNVLPLDLDLPVAVLQTPAITVATAAKFSYQQHAPPPVGSQPLFLRNCVFLI
- a CDS encoding metal-dependent transcriptional regulator, which translates into the protein MNLTIAEENYIKSIFKLQEGQETVSTNAIAYELDTKPASVTDMAKKLKEKKLIDYEKYRGITLTGDGRRIALQIIRRHRLWECFLVDKLAFSWEEVHELAEELEHVRSEKLTTRLSDFLGNPTTDPHGDPIPDAQGRMNKTRPHHPLDKATAKRLEVAAVNDQSTALLEFLKAKGIRLGTQIEVIERYEFDNSVEIKIKNQPAFTISEQVAKNILVRPL
- a CDS encoding putative porin; its protein translation is MIFCSHTLLAQFNSGRFSGMGSGGGTMQRDTSRHEHEPDTLTIRYRYLGEPTDFMLDSSLNDWYRSFLRVPNSYVTLGNSGSAARNLIFTPRMTAGFDAGFHAYDIYRFTHDDARFFYTNRPYTELGYLIGNMQEQLINAQHTQNRTERFNFNFEFRKVSAPGFFKNQNTDHNGVRLTARFNSKNKRYHAFASFYNNKLTGGENGGIPSDTFLTNPDFKRRRTIPVNLGGQGGSFSFFNNSISTKNTYKEASIRFLHHYDWGKGDTVHVNDTTDYYKYDPFFRVQHTLTYTSSRYEFIDQQVDSNFYKNNYGFDIADTDTLFASHFWRTISNDLSLIQFPVRGNLGHFISAGARFDHTIGEFLDTSRNISFQNFSIHGEYRNKTKNQKWDLSAKGELYLFGENAGDYVVSGTLSRYINPMLGNVSLSFRNVNREPSYVYRYFGTNRVAWESTVDYGKENITQFQFAARNERLQYDLTANYFVFNKFNYFSNFAEAQQFNSLFNLLQVVFSKRFSANHLHWYADLAFQQLHGNSPIQLPTVWTRHRFTYEDVLYKNLNLVTGLEASYNTDYNADNYSPLLGQFFYQNTERISNYPDVHAFVHFRIKSFNAFVRGENLNTFLWKNNMSAPLYPRNNFAFRLGIRWWFVN